The Citrus sinensis cultivar Valencia sweet orange chromosome 4, DVS_A1.0, whole genome shotgun sequence DNA segment TCAAGTTAATGATGTGAAATCCATTCGAAAACTTGGTATTGACCCTCATGAAGTTTCTAGATTGGTAAGTCTGCAGCTTCGTAATCCagtcatattttgtttttctcagaattaatattattaagaatttgaaTAACTTTTGCAATATAATAAATCCACTTAATTGCAAGTTGAGTAACTCAGGTAAAGTTGATACCATGTAGCCCGCATATTTTCTTCCTTTGAGCTCTTTCAACTTTTGATCCTTGTATTATGGAAGTTAACCAATTGGATTCATAAGTTGGAAAAATATGTGTTGATATCATCTTCATTCGGAATACCAACCATCATGCTGTTGAACGATGTGGATACAATTTTGAtgcttttgatttaattatacacAGGTTAGCCAGGCTTTTGCTGAAATGATGTTTAAGCATGGCTTTGTGCATTGTGACCCTCATGCTGCCAACTTGCTAGTTCGTCCAGTGCCTTCTGAAAAAAAGAGCATACTTGGTGAGGATGTTCTTTCTGTTAAGATTTTTCATATGATCcacatttttaataatttccaGAATGGTCTAATGCCTTACTGGATTCATGCAGACCGTGATAGTGCATCTAAATGCTTTGTTTTAGCTCATGCTTTGCTAGTTTGTTTTCATTTCCCTTCACATATGCAGGCAAGAGAAAACCACAGTTGATACTTATTGACCATGGTCTGTATAAAGAACTAGATGCCACAACTAAATTTAACTATGCTGCTCTTTGGAAGGTATTGATGTGTtccttgtatttttttcatctttaatgCACCTAGGTGTTCTATTGTGAGCAACTTACTGTTGTCCTTGTTGATGTGTTGACACTGGTTTCAGGCTTTGATATTTGCCGATGCTAATGCAATAAAGGAATATAGCGTCAAATTGGGTGCTGGGGAGGATCTTTACGTGCTATTTGCAGGGATTCTAACTATGAGGCCATGGAATAGAGTCACTGACCGGGCTGTTGATCATTTAGTCATACAAGGCACTGATGGTGATCGTTCTGAATTACAGGTGAGCTTCTATTGAAGGGATGCATAGATCTGCTCTGAAAGGAATTTTTTAGCTTCTTGCTGTTACATCCTGATATGAATGGGATCGATGATTTGTGCAAAAGGTGACTCTTACCATTTCcatgataatattttgttattcttTGCAGATGTATGCTTCTCAGTATTTTCCTCAAATTACAGAACTTCTTCGGAGACTGCCTCGTGTCATTCTTTTAATGCTGAAGACAAATGACTGTTTACGAGCAGTTAATAATTGTCTGGTATAGTTTCACAGCTTTTAGCAGTTTAAAACTCTATGATTTACGAAGTATCTGGATTTCTAAATGGTGCTTTTGTTTAATGTGGTAGCATTTTATCTATGATTTGATAATTACTAAGtggtaataaaataattttgtcattaaAACTTGCACAGTTTCCTGTTTTCTGGTTTTGAAGGCTAGTAATATACTGAAATCATTCTGCTGGTTGAAATGTTACTTAATACAGCTGCAGGGATCTTCTCCTGAGTCATTTGTGATTATTGGAAGAGTTTCTTCCAAGGCAGTTATAGAagcaaaattgttacaaagtAAATCCTTCTTGCGCCGTTTGAGTGTCTGGTTGGAGGAAATCTTGTTGGAAGTTCGACTTTTCTCCATTGAGATGTTCCTGTGGCTTTTACAAATCCGAAAAGCTTTATTCCTGGCATAGTAAGAGTTATTTATACTGAGCTCTGATATGCCATCCCAAAGTAGATTACCTCATATTCATTGTCTCCATGGTTGAGAACTTGCCATTTACATGCAGGTTTTGAGCATGGATGgacacatttattttttacaggttttttttctttttatttttttttgttgggggtTGGGTTGGGTGGGGGGGGGGAACCATCTAAATGATTCTTTTCACGGATGCATAATTTGTCTTCATGTACTTGGGACTTGATTCATGTGATTAAACCCTTTGATCGGTGCTGACTGATACACTATAAGAGCAAGATTGTTTCCCAGGACATTAATTTCACTGATatacaaatttgaaatttcttgAATCATCCAGTTTCTTTTATTAGTTCTTGGAAGTCTGAACAGACATGGGCTTATGAGACAAGTAAATTTGAACATATGCTGCAGTTACAATTTTACCATTATTTGTTTGCATATTGGTTTTGCTTTGCACTCATTTCTCTTAATACAAATGTAGTTATCAGACAAGTTGGGATTGGGTCAATATCAGGATTGCGATTAGAGTTTATAATTGAGATTAGAATTCCTGTTTGATCTTAGCTCTTTCGAGAATTTGATGTTGTTGTGCGTGTTTAGTAATAAACGTAGATGattgagattttattaattaaccaAATGATTCAATGACTTTTTGCTGGGGACGTGAAAGTGCTTGATGGTCCCCTTTGTTCCTCAAGAACAGGAAGCTCGTTATTCATAAAGGTGGTAGGTGGCTTTTCTTAGTTGTACCAAAATACTAGTATATTGACAAGGATTGCCAACTTGTGTTGCTCCTAAAGCCACCTACCATTGCCAAAATACTAGTACCAACCCTTGTCAatgaaaaattagtaaaaatttaCGAACTCCGACCGGAATTGCCACCCCAGAAAAAAATGTAGCGTCATCAGCCTTAGATGGACCAATTCAAGAGTAATAGCAGATGAAGCTGAGTCGAGGAAATATGAAGAATAATGGGATTAATGATCATATACAATATCAAGGCTCTTGGGCCGAATTTCACTTTTCGACAACCTCGAGGACTGGAAATCGTTCCGGCTGTGAGCAAGGCTAAAACCAATAAAAGATCGCTATCAACTTGCAAGTTCGCAGGATCGGTAAATGGCGGGTTTAATGGATTGTACTATGTCGAATAGTCAACAGAAGACAGACTTGTCACCGGCAGCTGCATTAAGAGCCTCTCATATTGTTGGCTTGTTTGGTGAGCGCCAATTACTGATTCTACCACACTACTCAACAAGCCAACCGCACGCATTTATCCTCCTCCCTTCTGCAGTGGATGCGGTAATTTAATAATGGCTTTTATTGTGTTAGGTAACATTATTACGTAGCAGCCATGGAATGAAAATTGAACGGTTGTGggaaataaatagttttttttattattattggatttTCATCTAATAGCTGTTATATATTAGTACATAATCATGTATGTTACATGATTATCTAATATAACAGTCtcctttaattattactcGCGGCTCCTTTAATTATAACAGTCTCCTTTAATAACAATCTTCTTGTAgagcaattaattaaattatgttttttttaatgtcattttaatttctaacaAAATTACCACGGAGtcgaagaaaaaaaaattcttttaatattgttgaattatctttttttataaaaaaattactgctGGGAAATTTATCCATCCACATGTCACTAAATGGTAAGAAAAATATACTCTTTCAACAacattaaagacaaaattattattttaaaaaaatttaaaatttatcagaaataatataattaatcaacataaataatatatatatatatatatatatatatatatatataattaaattttgacaatgTCTATGTTGGAGATGCTCTGCCGCGATACACTTCtttataattatgtaattaaaattataaataataaaaaattatattataattataattataaaaaaatattttatggtGGAGCATAGCCGGacccttaaatttaatataattatcgctgataaattcattttacaCGCACATGTGTATATATACTGATGCTAGAATTCTAGAAAACGTATATCCTAAAATTTCTCCCAGCGCAAAAGAGAATTTATAGCGAACGCAACCGTTGCGGAGTGGCTGCTGTGACGGTGATCCTGTCATCATCTCCGTTCGTGACTAAAACAATGGTGGGACCCGCTAGGCCTCAGTTCGTTCTCTTCGGATCGTCCATTGTCCAGCTGGGCTTCAGCAACGGCGGCTGGGGCGCCATTCTCTCCGACATTTACGCTCGCAAAGTATATCTTTATATccttataatttcattttttgtattcTTTGTAATTACATTTCTTCAAAAATGACGCATCTGTTATAATTATGCTACTGGTGATTTGTGTGATAGGCAGATATTTTGCTGCGAGGTTACTACGGGTGGAATTCACGACGCGCACTTCAGGTTCTCGATCAAGTTTTTCCCAAGGTATTATATACATGTGTGTGCGCGTGTGTAtgtataaatatgtatatgtatatatatatagaatctTTGGCTGAATTTGGAAGTGCTTCTGTAGAAAGCACCTTGGAGTAAGAagcacctttttttttttttttttttctgttgaaGCAATTTTTAGTAACGTTTCGAACTGGCAaagaatttttagaaaagaatTATCCCTCCAAAATGCAAATTTAAGTTCTTTCTATCCCCAAAAGTGCTTTTCAATCTGCTTCACTCAAACACGGCAATGCACGTAAAAGGATGTCTTTCTGTCATGCTCTATTCATGATCATTTTATTGTACAGTCATGGTGTCCGCTAAACTTGGTGTCCTTCATAATTGAGGTTAAAATAGAGTTGCTACTCTAATGCAAACATTACTATCTCTGTTCTTTTCTGTCCCCTGTAGGATGCGCCTATACAGCCTTCGTTggtgattgtttattttggtggaaatgattCAATGGGACCTCACCCATCTGGTTTAGGCCCTCATGTCCCACTTCCTGAATATGTTGAGAATATGAGAAGGATTGCAACTCATCTCAAGGTACTTTCTTGATACACAAGTTACCTAATAGTAGTATGTCCTGGAGTTAAAAGTGCCTTACTGGATTTAGTATGTCCCAAAGGAGGAAGTCTACCTGTTACTTGCTCATGGCATTCCTGCAACAGCCTGAGGTTGTGTCTTGAATTTGGTTCATTTCTTTTCATGGGTTCAGCTTTATATGTTACCTGGGTGTTTGCTTTTGCATGCTTTGTGGTTTAGATTTGGTACTTCAGTCTCATTCTAACACAAGATGTCTGATATTAGAGTCTTTCCTGTGCAACGCGCATAATTTTTCTGAGTACTCCTCCAGTCGATGAGGCCAGAATTAATCAAGGCACGAGGTGCTGTGATACCTATCTTGTATATCAAATTTGgatgttatttatttactttttccaGCAGTTCTAAGGCTTGTATATTTCCTTAAACCAGTGAAATTTTTAGCGAGCTAGTACGAACAAATGAGTTGTGCCAAAAGTACTCAGATGCTTGCATAAATTTGTGCCATGATTTGGGAGTGAAGGCAGTCGATCTTTTTACTGCAATTCAGAAAAGAGATGATTGGAAGAATGCCTGCTTCACGTAAGTTTGCTTGCTGCCTGtctgcatttatttttaacccaTACAATCACGTTCcagaattttattatgctgTGATCTACTTTAGGTCATCTTATATATAGTGTGTATGCTCTGCTTTGATGCGGAAGAGGTGTATTTGACTGACATAGGTACTGCAATTTAAATTGCTTCTTTCTGTGTTCTATATGCTTCGACGAACTCGAACTTTTCATAGACAGGTTTTAGAattctaaatatttgtttttggcTTGAGCGTGGTATTTCTTTCCCTTTATGTGTTTGCTAGGATAGTGATTCACTTGTAGTTGAGAgagactttggtttttttatATCAGAATTGACTCTATTGAATTTCATGTATTGTCTAGAATGGATAAGATCACCATTTACTGTCATTTGTTTCTCAAGAAAGATAAGCCATGCTGATCAACTTGGCCTACTACTGAGCTCAAACATCAGATATTTCAgccattcattttatttcctGTCTAATTTGGTTGGTTGATCTATGTTTGCCAATTATACCAAAAGATTTTTCCTGCACAAGCAAATAACATTCACTAGTATacagaaaaattgtttcatttgatttgtgtGTAATGAAACAAGGTCCAGACTCTTGATTGTGATTCAATAACAACTTCTTTGAGTTGATCATAATCTTTCTTTTCATAGTGCAATCATTATTCACCTTTCAACCTGCATGATGACATTTGCCGAAAAAGCATGTGCTAGAATTGACATCAATATCCTGTTAAATGTAGgcatttttcatcaaattaacactcaaatttcttcttttcccaGAGACGGGATTCATCTATCAGAAGAAGGGAGCAAGATTGTAGTAGCAGAGATACTGAAGGTGCTCAAGCAAGCTGAGTGGAAGCCATCTCTACACTGGAAGTCCATGCCCACCGAATTTTCTGAGGACTCACTTTATGATCTTGTTGCCGCCAGCGGTGAAAGGACCTTAAACCCCTCTGATTGGACCTTTCACAGGGAGATTCAATG contains these protein-coding regions:
- the LOC102607088 gene encoding GDSL esterase/lipase CPRD49, producing MVGPARPQFVLFGSSIVQLGFSNGGWGAILSDIYARKADILLRGYYGWNSRRALQVLDQVFPKDAPIQPSLVIVYFGGNDSMGPHPSGLGPHVPLPEYVENMRRIATHLKSLSCATRIIFLSTPPVDEARINQGTSEIFSELVRTNELCQKYSDACINLCHDLGVKAVDLFTAIQKRDDWKNACFTDGIHLSEEGSKIVVAEILKVLKQAEWKPSLHWKSMPTEFSEDSLYDLVAASGERTLNPSDWTFHREIQWD